A stretch of the Mesorhizobium huakuii genome encodes the following:
- a CDS encoding HD domain-containing protein yields MKDQPLIDTALKAELSALYSAGDRHYHNLAHIEAMLALAGDYRAQLGDPEAVEAAIWFHDAIYDSKAKGNEARSAALAEEKLAGRTDADRLSRISAMILATATHQLPRFDDAAATRDASLFLDMDLSILGAAPDAFDAYERAVRREYDWVEEPMWRAGRGAVLKDFLARPHIFHTEEFRQRFEPQARLNMARSLEALAMG; encoded by the coding sequence ATGAAAGACCAGCCGTTGATCGACACGGCCCTGAAAGCCGAGCTTTCGGCGCTCTATAGCGCCGGAGATCGCCATTACCACAACCTCGCCCATATCGAGGCGATGCTGGCGCTGGCCGGCGACTATCGAGCGCAGCTCGGCGATCCCGAGGCCGTCGAAGCCGCGATCTGGTTCCATGACGCCATCTACGACAGCAAGGCCAAGGGCAATGAGGCCAGAAGTGCCGCCCTTGCCGAGGAAAAGCTCGCGGGCCGCACCGATGCCGACCGCCTGAGCCGCATCAGCGCGATGATCCTTGCCACCGCCACGCACCAACTGCCCCGGTTCGACGACGCGGCGGCGACGCGCGACGCCAGCCTGTTCCTCGATATGGACCTGTCGATTCTGGGTGCCGCGCCGGATGCGTTCGACGCTTATGAGCGCGCGGTCCGCCGCGAATATGACTGGGTGGAGGAGCCGATGTGGCGTGCCGGACGGGGTGCTGTGCTGAAGGATTTCCTGGCCCGCCCGCACATCTTCCACACGGAGGAATTCCGCCAGCGTTTCGAGCCGCAGGCCAGGCTGAACATGGCTCGGTCGCTGGAGGCGCTCGCTATGGGCTAG
- a CDS encoding VOC family protein, translating to MTNTPSSETPRPGTIDMKLEAVIIAVADADRSKRFYGGLGWRLDADFVVGDAFRVVQFTPPGSPCSIHFGKGLTSAAPGSAKGLYLVVSDIEAAHAELVARGVEASEVFHRAGPGQPPISGRHPEGRSYSSYVTFSDPDGNSFILQEITQRLPGRVDASDTIFTSSGELAAALRRAAAAHGEHEKRTGGQHDVNWPDWYAEYMVAEQAGTPLPT from the coding sequence ATGACCAATACGCCCAGCAGCGAGACTCCGAGACCGGGGACGATCGACATGAAGCTGGAGGCCGTCATCATTGCCGTTGCGGATGCCGATCGGTCCAAGCGTTTTTATGGCGGCCTCGGTTGGCGGCTCGACGCCGACTTCGTCGTCGGCGACGCGTTTCGGGTCGTTCAATTCACGCCGCCCGGTTCGCCGTGCTCGATCCATTTCGGCAAAGGCCTGACATCAGCCGCGCCAGGTTCGGCGAAGGGGCTTTATCTCGTGGTGTCCGATATCGAGGCGGCGCATGCCGAACTCGTGGCGCGCGGCGTCGAGGCGAGCGAGGTGTTTCATCGCGCGGGGCCTGGGCAGCCGCCGATCAGCGGTCGGCATCCGGAAGGGCGCAGTTATTCATCCTATGTCACGTTCAGCGATCCGGATGGCAACAGCTTCATACTGCAGGAAATCACCCAGCGATTGCCTGGACGCGTGGATGCCAGCGACACGATATTCACGTCGTCCGGCGAGCTTGCCGCGGCGCTGCGGCGTGCGGCGGCCGCACATGGCGAACACGAGAAACGGACTGGCGGACAGCATGATGTGAACTGGCCCGACTGGTATGCCGAATACATGGTGGCGGAACAGGCCGGCACGCCGTTGCCGACTTGA
- a CDS encoding DUF3126 family protein gives MKPDEIRKLDAYFKRVFQNPKLEVKARPRKEDSAEVYVGDEFLGIVFKDEDDGDYNFSMAILDIDLG, from the coding sequence TTGAAGCCGGACGAAATCAGAAAGCTGGACGCCTATTTCAAGCGCGTCTTCCAGAACCCCAAGCTTGAGGTCAAGGCACGGCCGCGCAAGGAAGATTCCGCCGAAGTCTATGTCGGTGACGAATTCCTCGGCATCGTCTTCAAGGACGAGGACGACGGCGACTACAATTTCTCGATGGCGATCCTCGACATCGATCTGGGCTGA